A genomic window from Purpureocillium takamizusanense chromosome 2, complete sequence includes:
- a CDS encoding uncharacterized protein (EggNog:ENOG503P259) has product MSRALDKGVKVALKNGNHERVFEEISSALIQAHGSLLEIELLGQSHIPDADTTLLQDVNAIAIPKLRLVQAFIVARRILNEHLVHGKEVAEDRILRATATILLMDAEHLTAANTRKRLISNNTSKHEHVRELLGKEKYFIDSLLTSRLHRHTKSPVLWSHRRWLTAQLGDLAAAGDLAADIRDVVFVSAERHPRNYYAWCHARQLVALSATARNEPQRALLDGPSLVADAKRWCFSHHDDVSGWMFLLFLLRAWTGEAAGVFSETLQLTESFHWRNESVWYFLRNVVATGAVDAGRKQQFEAARTALRAGTRDGSLEQRALDQAASWVKFK; this is encoded by the coding sequence ATGTCCCGGGCGCTCGACAAGGGCGTCAAGGTGGCACTCAAGAATGGCAATCACGAGAGGGTCTTCGAGGAGATATCCTCGGCGCTGATCCAAGCGCACGGCTCCCTGCTCGAGATAGAACTGCTGGGCCAGAGCCACATCCCAGATGCGGACACGACGTTGCTTCAAGACGTCAACGCCATTGCTATACCCAAGCTGCGGCTTGTGCAGGCATTTATCGTCGCCAGAAGGATACTGAACGAGCACCTTGTTCACGGGAAGGAGGTCGCGGAGGACCGGATCCTGCGGGCCACTGCTACCATTCTCCTCATGGACGCCGAGCACCTCACGGCGGCGAATACCCGCAAACGTCTCATATCCAACAACACTTCGAAACATGAACACGTCAGGGAGCTTCTCGGCAAGGAAAAGTACTTCATCGACAGCCTTCTGACGAGTCGCCTTCACCGACACACCAAGTCTCCTGTCCTCTGGAGCCATCGCCGATGGCTGACGGCACAGCTCGGTGACCttgccgcggcgggcgacctcgCAGCAGACATAcgcgacgtcgtcttcgtgTCGGCGGAGCGGCACCCCCGCAACTACTACGCCTGGTGCCACGCCCGACAGCTGGTCGCGCtctccgcgacggcgcgaaACGAGCCACAGCGTGCGTTGTTGGACGGGCCGTCGCTGGTGGCGGACGCCAAGCGCTGGTGCTTCagccaccacgacgacgtctccgGGTGGATGTTCCTCCTGTTCCTGCTCAGGGCATGGACGGGAGAGGCCGCGGGTGTCTTTAGCGAGACGCTGCAGCTCACGGAGTCGTTCCACTGGAGGAACGAGTCCGTCTGGTACTTTCTTCGCAACGTGGTCGCCACCGGGGCGGTGGACGCGGGGCGTAAACAGCAGTTCGAGGCTGCGAGAACTGCGCTCCGGGCAGGCACGCGAGATGGAAGCCTTGAGCAGAGGGCCCTCGACCAGGCTGCCAGCTGGGTCAAGTTCAAGTAG